A part of Streptomyces sp. NBC_00557 genomic DNA contains:
- a CDS encoding Rv2175c family DNA-binding protein, translating into MTEIDAKIDALVPAWLTLPDIAERLGVEVTRVRQLVKEGQLIAVRRGENRALHVPAAFIDGDKVVKGLSGTLTLLRDDGFTVEEMIEWLFTPDDTLPGTPAQALRENRGTEVKRRAQALAV; encoded by the coding sequence GTGACCGAGATTGACGCAAAGATCGATGCTCTCGTCCCCGCCTGGCTCACCCTCCCCGACATCGCCGAAAGGCTCGGCGTGGAGGTGACGCGCGTGCGGCAGCTGGTCAAGGAGGGCCAGCTCATCGCCGTCCGCCGAGGTGAGAACCGGGCGCTGCACGTCCCCGCCGCCTTCATCGACGGGGACAAGGTCGTCAAGGGCCTGTCCGGCACCCTGACGCTCCTGCGGGACGACGGCTTCACGGTCGAAGAGATGATCGAGTGGCTCTTCACCCCCGACGACACCCTGCCCGGCACCCCCGCGCAGGCCCTGCGCGAGAATCGCGGCACGGAGGTGAAGCGCCGCGCCCAGGCGCTCGCCGTCTGA